A DNA window from Terriglobales bacterium contains the following coding sequences:
- a CDS encoding transglutaminase-like domain-containing protein: MRSHAAIAEYFAALVGQQVEDEHVDLLCAALAIARLEYPDLQIKPCIAQVDALAARVAARIPHPGDEAQTIAALNHVLFVEERFRGNDADYYDPRNSFLNDVLDRRLGIPITLALLYLEVARRVEFPLFGVGLPGHFLLKHYDPEGRQVVLDPYHQGRLMSPDDCQRQLDRIYRGQLQLAPEMLVAVTRRQILVRMLANLKAIYLARRDLRRALPVVDLVLAIYPRSAEDVKQRAVLRFNLGQTRGALADFDDYLKMAPEASDADEIRQTALAIRRQLAMMN, from the coding sequence GTGCGTTCCCACGCCGCCATTGCCGAGTACTTCGCCGCGCTCGTCGGCCAGCAGGTCGAGGACGAGCACGTCGACCTGCTCTGCGCCGCGCTCGCCATCGCGCGCCTCGAGTATCCCGACCTGCAGATCAAGCCCTGCATCGCGCAGGTAGACGCGCTCGCCGCCCGCGTCGCGGCCCGCATCCCGCACCCGGGGGACGAAGCCCAGACCATCGCCGCGCTCAACCACGTGCTGTTCGTGGAGGAGCGTTTCCGCGGCAACGACGCCGACTACTACGACCCGCGCAACTCCTTCCTGAACGATGTGCTCGACCGCAGGCTCGGCATTCCCATCACGCTCGCGCTGCTCTACCTGGAGGTCGCGCGCCGCGTCGAGTTCCCGCTCTTCGGCGTCGGACTCCCCGGCCACTTCCTCCTCAAACACTACGACCCTGAAGGCCGCCAGGTGGTGCTCGACCCCTACCACCAGGGCCGGCTGATGTCGCCGGACGACTGCCAGCGCCAGCTCGACCGCATCTACCGCGGCCAACTCCAGCTCGCCCCCGAGATGCTGGTCGCCGTCACGCGGCGCCAGATACTGGTCCGCATGCTCGCCAACCTGAAGGCCATCTACCTCGCGCGCCGCGACCTGCGGCGCGCGCTGCCGGTGGTGGACCTGGTGCTCGCCATCTACCCGCGCTCCGCCGAGGACGTGAAGCAGCGCGCGGTGCTGCGCTTCAACCTCGGGCAGACGCGCGGCGCGCTCGCTGATTTCGATGATTACCTGAAGATGGCGCCCGAGGCCTCCGACGCCGACGAGATCCGCCAGACCGCGCTCGCCATCCGCCGCCAGCTCGCGATGATGAACTGA
- a CDS encoding DUF3106 domain-containing protein, protein MKLWKHIPIVVLALAASLAWAQGDQQGAPDQPPQYQGERHGRGVRGFGGGHGGRHAGAWLRKYAKMSPAEQEKALASDPEFQQLPAERQERLRRRLQEFNTMPPERKERILRNMDYMEHLTDEQKRQMRGYFEQFRQMPEPRRRMVKRALKSLREMSPEERERTFSSERFGQSFSKEEIELMRGMSRFTPPAGDDRSGARRDDERDPREEMLNPRLPPNQVEKPREE, encoded by the coding sequence ATGAAGCTGTGGAAGCACATCCCGATCGTGGTCCTGGCGCTGGCGGCGAGCCTCGCTTGGGCGCAGGGTGACCAGCAAGGCGCACCCGACCAGCCGCCGCAGTACCAGGGCGAGCGGCACGGGAGGGGTGTGCGCGGGTTCGGCGGCGGCCACGGCGGGCGTCACGCGGGCGCGTGGCTGCGCAAGTACGCCAAGATGTCGCCGGCGGAGCAGGAAAAGGCGCTGGCGAGCGACCCCGAGTTCCAGCAGTTGCCGGCGGAGCGCCAGGAACGGCTGCGCCGCCGCCTGCAGGAGTTCAATACCATGCCGCCGGAGCGCAAGGAGCGCATCCTGCGCAACATGGATTACATGGAGCACCTGACCGACGAGCAGAAGCGGCAGATGCGCGGCTACTTCGAGCAGTTCCGGCAGATGCCGGAGCCGCGGCGGCGCATGGTCAAGCGGGCGTTGAAGAGCCTGCGCGAGATGTCGCCGGAAGAGCGCGAGCGCACGTTCAGCTCCGAGCGCTTCGGGCAGAGTTTTTCGAAGGAGGAGATCGAACTGATGCGGGGGATGTCGCGGTTCACGCCGCCGGCGGGCGATGACCGCTCCGGGGCGCGACGGGACGACGAGCGCGATCCGCGCGAGGAGATGTTGAACCCGCGGCTGCCGCCCAACCAGGTGGAGAAACCGCGCGAGGAGTGA
- a CDS encoding sigma-70 family RNA polymerase sigma factor, translating to MGARGDRQRMLTPVDYAQLDDAAVMLRVQTGDDAAFDYLVEKFRRPIVSFMYRNAHNQGVAEELAQEVFLRVYRSKQTYAAEAKFSTWLYRIATNLAVNHARDTRGEKAGVSLDEPDQETGQTIDVADAQPNVEQQMLRRERLAAIRRHVDELPERQRLAVIMHKYQEMDYREIAKVLKLSESATKSLLFRAYETLREKLAEFI from the coding sequence GTGGGGGCGCGTGGCGACCGGCAGCGGATGCTGACGCCGGTGGATTACGCCCAGCTCGACGACGCGGCGGTGATGCTGCGCGTGCAGACCGGCGACGATGCGGCCTTCGACTACCTGGTGGAGAAATTCCGGCGCCCGATCGTGAGCTTCATGTACCGGAACGCGCACAACCAGGGCGTGGCGGAGGAGCTGGCGCAGGAGGTGTTCCTGCGCGTCTACCGTTCGAAGCAGACGTACGCGGCGGAGGCGAAGTTCTCGACCTGGCTGTATCGCATCGCGACCAACCTGGCGGTGAACCACGCGCGCGACACGCGCGGCGAGAAGGCCGGGGTGAGCCTCGACGAGCCCGACCAGGAGACCGGCCAGACCATCGACGTGGCCGACGCGCAGCCGAACGTGGAGCAGCAGATGCTGCGGCGCGAGCGGCTGGCGGCGATCCGGCGGCACGTGGACGAGCTGCCCGAGCGGCAGCGCCTGGCCGTGATCATGCACAAGTACCAGGAGATGGATTACCGCGAGATCGCGAAGGTCCTGAAGCTGAGCGAGTCGGCGACCAAGTCGCTGCTCTTCCGGGCTTACGAGACGTTGCGCGAGAAGCTGGCAGAGTTCATTTAG
- a CDS encoding glycoside hydrolase family 16 protein, producing MRAIATLLVLVLGLAARPPAHSSAPAPAAWIPTWSDEFDGPDGSLPDPAKWVMETGGHGWGNHELEYYTARPENAHLEHGNLVITAIKEKHIGADGVTRDYTSARLKTAGKFEQAYGRFEARIKIPAGQGIWPAFWMLGHDIESAGWPACGEIDIMENIGKEPATVHGSAHGPGFFAGHSLTAPYSLPSGRFADNFHLFAVEWEPQALRFYVDGRLYQTRTPADVPAGGRWVFDHPFFLLLNVAVGGDWPGPPDDSSRFPQAMLVDYVRVYRAK from the coding sequence ATGCGCGCGATCGCCACCCTGCTCGTGCTCGTGCTCGGACTTGCCGCGCGCCCGCCGGCTCACAGTTCCGCGCCCGCACCCGCCGCGTGGATCCCCACCTGGAGCGACGAGTTCGACGGGCCCGACGGCTCGCTACCCGACCCGGCGAAGTGGGTGATGGAGACCGGCGGGCACGGCTGGGGAAATCACGAGCTCGAGTACTACACGGCGCGGCCCGAGAACGCCCACCTCGAACATGGGAACCTCGTCATCACCGCGATCAAGGAGAAGCACATCGGCGCGGACGGGGTCACGCGCGACTACACTTCGGCGCGCCTCAAGACCGCGGGCAAGTTCGAGCAGGCGTATGGCCGTTTCGAGGCGCGCATCAAGATCCCGGCCGGCCAGGGCATCTGGCCGGCGTTCTGGATGCTCGGCCACGACATCGAGAGCGCCGGCTGGCCCGCGTGCGGCGAGATCGACATCATGGAAAACATCGGCAAGGAGCCGGCGACCGTCCACGGCAGCGCGCATGGTCCGGGATTTTTCGCCGGCCACTCGCTCACCGCGCCCTATTCCCTGCCCTCCGGCCGCTTCGCCGACAACTTCCACCTCTTCGCGGTCGAGTGGGAGCCCCAGGCGCTGCGCTTCTACGTGGACGGCCGGCTCTACCAGACGCGCACCCCTGCCGACGTCCCCGCCGGCGGCCGCTGGGTCTTCGACCACCCCTTCTTCCTGCTGCTCAACGTGGCGGTCGGCGGCGACTGGCCCGGCCCTCCGGACGACTCGTCCCGCTTCCCGCAAGCGATGTTGGTGGATTACGTCCGGGTGTATCGCGCGAAGTAG
- a CDS encoding alpha/beta fold hydrolase has product MSQPTITEPFVPRRFLRTGHLQTMAGNYLPRPHALPEPEARLFQVEPEVQVLCQCHWQPDRLAAPLTAVLVHGLEGSSESQYMYGLGTKAYAAGMNVVRMNMRTCGGTESLAPTLYHNGLGADVGAVLEELVRAEGLKRVAMVGYSMGGNLVLYRAGTWGKDTPPELAAVCAVSPSMDLAASADALGEAQNFAYEWHFVRKLKARFRKKCRLHPGKYDPGRTRGIRSIREFDDRITAPYSGFRDADDYYARCSAAQYLDRIAVPALIIHALDDPFIRVSAETRARALANPNITYIETEHGGHCAFLAAPNGYDGRWAERQVVRFLSGLVK; this is encoded by the coding sequence GTGAGCCAACCGACGATCACCGAGCCGTTCGTCCCGCGGCGCTTCCTGCGGACCGGGCACCTGCAGACCATGGCAGGGAACTACCTGCCGCGGCCGCACGCGCTGCCTGAGCCGGAGGCGCGCCTGTTCCAGGTCGAACCGGAGGTGCAGGTGCTGTGCCAGTGCCACTGGCAGCCGGACCGGCTGGCCGCGCCGCTCACGGCGGTGCTGGTCCACGGGCTGGAGGGGTCCAGCGAGTCGCAATACATGTACGGCCTGGGGACGAAGGCATATGCGGCCGGCATGAACGTCGTCCGCATGAACATGCGGACGTGCGGCGGGACGGAGTCGCTGGCGCCCACGCTCTACCACAACGGGTTGGGCGCCGACGTCGGCGCGGTGCTGGAGGAACTGGTCCGCGCGGAGGGGCTGAAGCGGGTGGCGATGGTCGGCTACTCGATGGGCGGGAACCTGGTGCTGTATCGCGCGGGCACCTGGGGGAAAGACACGCCACCGGAGCTGGCGGCAGTGTGCGCCGTCTCGCCCTCGATGGACCTGGCCGCGTCGGCCGACGCGCTGGGCGAGGCGCAGAACTTCGCCTACGAGTGGCACTTCGTACGCAAGCTCAAGGCGCGCTTCCGAAAGAAGTGCCGGCTGCATCCGGGGAAGTACGACCCCGGGCGGACGCGGGGCATTCGCAGCATCCGCGAGTTCGACGACCGGATCACCGCGCCGTATTCGGGGTTTCGCGACGCCGACGACTACTACGCACGCTGCTCCGCGGCGCAGTACCTCGACCGCATCGCTGTGCCGGCGCTCATCATCCACGCGCTCGACGACCCATTCATCCGCGTCTCGGCGGAGACGCGCGCCCGCGCGCTCGCCAACCCGAACATCACCTACATCGAGACGGAGCACGGCGGGCACTGCGCGTTCCTGGCGGCGCCGAACGGCTACGACGGGCGCTGGGCGGAGCGGCAGGTAGTGAGGTTCCTGAGCGGTCTGGTAAAATGA
- a CDS encoding tetratricopeptide repeat protein, translating into MRRTLTLGLVVVSLAALVLAQGGALSQADIDRLLSNGVSPQRVSVLVEQQGVSFAPDANYLRGLELRSDTDKLIEAVRVAGAKFLKPRAESNLKTQKWTQAEQDYRALLDLAPNDASAHAGLGSALVQQGRADASLSEFGKALAAEPNNAVAHRGMGIAMTLRKDYPAALAELRKARDLDPNDAMTHAALGDVMLEQGEADGAVLEFNQALKLDPALQSPRVGLARAYEKKGDLPGAESSYRALLAQDPRNPAVNFGLGKVLEKKGSNQEALSFYRVAYTTEPTNTTYRDAYEKMVAITVNVNANLNVNVNQPPPKPTGTGLIHVYRTSRFVAGMAAWNISVDDHPVGKLGNGRHFTVKVPVGRHLLFSELGRNPISIDVQPDREYYVEVELISEFFSAYVALSLRDPSTGQREFSSTRPIEPNRIYDAEMVVEGAGGSSAVPDSGSGLKKSK; encoded by the coding sequence ATGAGACGCACTCTTACCCTCGGCCTGGTGGTCGTGTCGCTGGCGGCGCTCGTCCTCGCTCAGGGCGGCGCGCTTTCGCAAGCCGACATCGACCGCCTGCTCTCCAACGGCGTGAGCCCGCAGCGCGTCTCCGTGCTGGTGGAGCAGCAGGGCGTCTCCTTCGCCCCCGACGCCAACTACCTCCGCGGCCTCGAACTGCGCTCTGATACCGACAAGCTCATCGAAGCCGTGAGAGTCGCGGGCGCCAAGTTCCTGAAGCCGCGCGCCGAGTCGAACCTGAAGACGCAGAAATGGACGCAGGCGGAGCAGGACTACCGCGCGCTGCTCGACCTCGCGCCCAACGACGCCTCCGCCCACGCCGGCCTCGGCAGCGCGCTCGTCCAGCAGGGCCGCGCCGACGCCTCGCTCTCCGAGTTCGGCAAGGCGCTGGCCGCCGAGCCCAACAACGCCGTCGCGCACCGCGGCATGGGCATCGCGATGACGCTGCGCAAGGACTACCCCGCTGCGCTCGCCGAACTGCGCAAGGCCCGCGACCTCGATCCGAACGACGCCATGACGCACGCCGCGCTCGGCGACGTGATGCTCGAGCAGGGCGAGGCCGATGGCGCCGTCCTCGAATTCAACCAGGCGCTCAAGCTCGACCCCGCGCTGCAGTCCCCGCGCGTCGGCCTGGCGCGCGCCTACGAGAAGAAGGGCGACCTCCCCGGCGCGGAAAGCAGCTATCGCGCGCTCCTCGCCCAGGATCCCCGGAATCCGGCCGTGAACTTCGGCCTCGGAAAGGTGCTGGAGAAGAAAGGCAGCAACCAGGAAGCGCTCAGCTTCTACCGCGTCGCCTACACCACCGAGCCCACCAACACCACCTATCGCGACGCCTACGAGAAGATGGTCGCCATCACGGTGAACGTCAACGCCAACCTCAACGTGAACGTGAACCAGCCGCCGCCCAAGCCCACCGGCACCGGCCTCATCCACGTGTACCGCACCAGCCGCTTCGTGGCCGGCATGGCGGCCTGGAACATCAGCGTCGACGACCACCCGGTCGGCAAGCTCGGCAACGGGCGCCACTTCACCGTCAAGGTGCCGGTCGGCAGGCACCTGCTGTTCTCCGAGCTGGGGCGCAACCCCATCTCCATCGACGTCCAGCCGGACCGCGAGTACTACGTGGAGGTCGAGCTCATCAGCGAGTTCTTCTCCGCCTACGTCGCGCTCAGCCTCAGGGATCCCTCGACCGGGCAGCGCGAGTTCTCCAGCACGCGCCCCATCGAGCCCAACCGCATCTACGACGCCGAGATGGTGGTGGAAGGCGCCGGCGGCAGCAGCGCCGTGCCCGACTCCGGCTCCGGCCTGAAGAAGTCGAAGTAG
- a CDS encoding nucleotide sugar dehydrogenase, whose product MHIGIYGSGYLGTVVAACLADFGMPVTVYDENAALSAAPFGDVPYHEKNLKDIVRRNLRAGRLLYSSSLESFAERAQVIFLAEDFPRDLDQITLRLARLTGPESLLVLVTPVPVGTARRLEGLLEAERLKTPIVSHPLFLTSGCAVEDFNWPDRILLGTGSLHAITVMKQIYRPLAMRGVPVIVTGYETAELVREAATAFVATKISFINEIAGLCEHVNADAVDLALALGLDKRIAPRCLQPGAALGGQFVESDLEALSHLANSAGMPLRIVGAAREVNRTVADRVIAKMAAALRQLQGKEVGILGLAFKPHTNSVACSSSIALAKRLLESGAHVRAYDPVALNDAKLELNGTVKYCETAYAAAEGVDALVLSTGWPEFRALDFDRIKRLQRTPVLVDTKNLLDAQRMRGMGFQYLAIGRA is encoded by the coding sequence ATGCATATCGGAATATACGGCTCCGGCTACCTCGGCACCGTGGTGGCGGCCTGCCTGGCCGACTTCGGCATGCCGGTCACGGTCTATGACGAGAACGCCGCGCTCTCGGCGGCGCCGTTCGGCGACGTCCCTTACCACGAGAAGAACCTGAAAGACATCGTGCGGCGCAACCTGCGCGCCGGGCGGCTGCTGTACTCCTCCAGCCTGGAGAGCTTCGCGGAGCGCGCGCAGGTCATCTTCCTGGCGGAGGATTTTCCGCGCGACCTCGACCAGATCACGCTGCGACTGGCGCGGCTGACCGGTCCGGAGAGCCTGCTGGTGCTGGTGACGCCGGTGCCGGTCGGGACGGCGCGGCGGCTGGAAGGGCTGCTGGAGGCGGAGCGGCTGAAGACCCCCATCGTGTCGCATCCGCTGTTCCTGACCTCGGGGTGCGCGGTCGAGGACTTCAACTGGCCGGACCGCATCCTGCTGGGAACCGGGTCGCTGCACGCCATCACGGTGATGAAGCAGATCTATCGTCCGCTGGCGATGCGGGGTGTGCCGGTCATCGTGACGGGATACGAGACGGCGGAGCTGGTGCGGGAGGCGGCGACGGCGTTCGTCGCGACCAAGATCTCGTTCATCAACGAGATCGCGGGGCTGTGCGAGCACGTGAACGCCGACGCGGTGGACCTGGCACTGGCGCTGGGCCTGGACAAGCGCATCGCGCCACGCTGCCTGCAGCCGGGCGCGGCGCTGGGCGGGCAGTTCGTGGAGTCGGACCTGGAAGCGTTGTCGCACCTGGCGAATTCGGCGGGGATGCCGCTGCGGATCGTGGGCGCGGCGCGCGAGGTGAACCGCACGGTGGCGGACCGCGTGATCGCGAAGATGGCGGCGGCGCTGCGCCAGCTCCAGGGCAAGGAAGTGGGCATCCTGGGGCTGGCGTTCAAGCCGCACACCAACTCGGTGGCGTGCTCGTCGTCGATCGCGCTGGCGAAGCGGTTGCTGGAGAGCGGGGCGCACGTGCGCGCGTACGATCCGGTGGCGCTCAACGACGCGAAGCTGGAGCTCAACGGCACGGTGAAGTACTGCGAGACCGCGTACGCCGCGGCGGAGGGCGTGGACGCGCTGGTGCTCTCGACCGGATGGCCCGAGTTCCGCGCGCTCGACTTCGACCGCATCAAGCGGCTGCAACGGACGCCGGTGCTGGTGGACACCAAGAACCTGCTCGACGCGCAGCGCATGCGCGGCATGGGCTTCCAATACCTGGCGATCGGCCGGGCGTAA
- a CDS encoding 2'-5' RNA ligase family protein, which produces MRQPQYAVVAYVRNEVGSFVEELRRDLYPEHAHLPAHLTMLPPRQLIAGEGETVQALHELCRGVEPFEVAIGEVASFCPVTPTVFLQVEHGAYRMRELHDRLNTRLFQQDEPWPYMPHLTIVKMASEEQAQAARAQAAERWSAYRGSKRILVEQLTFVRESTEGRWLDLAPVRLGKKTVASR; this is translated from the coding sequence ATGCGCCAGCCGCAGTACGCGGTCGTTGCCTACGTGAGGAACGAAGTCGGGAGCTTCGTCGAGGAGCTGCGGCGCGACCTCTATCCCGAGCACGCACACCTGCCGGCGCACCTGACGATGCTGCCGCCCCGGCAGCTGATCGCGGGCGAGGGCGAGACGGTGCAGGCGTTGCACGAGCTCTGCCGCGGGGTGGAGCCCTTCGAGGTGGCGATCGGGGAGGTCGCGAGCTTCTGCCCTGTCACCCCTACGGTCTTTCTCCAAGTGGAGCACGGCGCGTACCGGATGCGCGAGCTGCACGACCGGCTGAACACGCGGCTGTTCCAGCAGGACGAGCCGTGGCCCTACATGCCGCACCTCACCATCGTGAAGATGGCGAGCGAGGAGCAGGCGCAGGCTGCGCGGGCGCAGGCGGCCGAGCGCTGGAGCGCCTACCGCGGGAGCAAGCGCATCCTGGTGGAGCAGTTGACCTTCGTGCGCGAGAGCACCGAGGGCCGCTGGCTGGACCTGGCGCCGGTGCGGCTGGGCAAGAAGACAGTCGCCAGTCGCTAG
- a CDS encoding alkaline phosphatase family protein — translation MKRSAFCLSLLFAIVLALPAFAGDQSANASKARPKVIMIGLNGAELDIMRPLLVRGEMPNLEKLIENGISGKLKTVSAPNCPKAYTAIATSVTPEENGITGFLVGGIPANTNMLKKQPLWDILSKNGVTVGMANVPATFPVMPVNGYMVSGMMTRGKGCEDGVLCAPKVSEVMGGEAVYPRELKQELMTNIGDFLIDCSRMPSRAQIEGQEAKVVKEWLAGVQKIRETQTRMFDYLLTKHPTQFTFFVQSCEDRVGHWLYPIAPYNVGYDPKVATVDVNAFPDQYRAFDKVLGVIMSHMDQNTYLFIVSDHGIKPLRYYEAHDAHKDHAGTTPVIAKHDYADGDEVPGSFFAMGPNIKKGEQLAGLPVSVYDIAPTILSIYGIQKPMGMQGRVVTEIFTDGPNNNLIKAELAPDRQPKAAEPGKTEEHHHQQ, via the coding sequence ATGAAACGTAGTGCCTTCTGCTTGTCCCTTCTTTTTGCCATCGTGCTTGCCCTGCCCGCCTTCGCCGGCGACCAGTCCGCCAATGCGAGCAAGGCCCGGCCCAAGGTCATCATGATCGGGCTCAACGGCGCCGAGCTCGACATCATGCGGCCGCTGCTGGTGCGCGGCGAGATGCCCAACCTCGAGAAGCTCATCGAGAACGGCATCTCCGGCAAGCTCAAGACGGTCTCGGCTCCCAACTGCCCCAAGGCCTACACCGCGATCGCCACCAGCGTCACCCCCGAGGAGAACGGCATCACCGGCTTCCTGGTCGGCGGCATCCCGGCCAACACCAACATGCTAAAGAAGCAGCCGCTCTGGGACATCCTCTCCAAGAACGGCGTGACCGTCGGCATGGCCAACGTCCCCGCCACCTTCCCCGTCATGCCGGTCAACGGCTACATGGTCAGCGGCATGATGACCCGCGGCAAGGGCTGCGAAGACGGCGTCCTGTGCGCCCCCAAGGTCTCCGAGGTCATGGGCGGCGAGGCCGTCTATCCGCGCGAGCTCAAGCAGGAGCTGATGACCAACATCGGCGACTTCCTCATCGACTGCTCCCGCATGCCCTCGCGCGCGCAGATCGAGGGCCAGGAGGCCAAGGTCGTGAAGGAGTGGCTCGCCGGCGTGCAGAAGATCCGCGAGACCCAGACCAGGATGTTCGACTACCTGCTCACCAAGCACCCCACGCAGTTCACCTTCTTCGTGCAGTCCTGCGAGGACCGCGTCGGACACTGGCTCTACCCCATCGCGCCCTACAACGTCGGCTATGACCCGAAGGTCGCCACCGTGGACGTCAACGCCTTCCCCGACCAGTACCGCGCCTTCGACAAGGTGCTGGGCGTGATCATGAGCCACATGGACCAGAACACGTACCTCTTCATCGTCTCCGACCACGGTATCAAGCCGCTGCGCTACTACGAGGCGCACGACGCGCATAAGGACCACGCCGGCACCACGCCCGTCATCGCCAAGCACGACTACGCCGACGGCGACGAGGTCCCGGGCTCGTTCTTCGCCATGGGACCCAACATCAAGAAGGGCGAACAGCTGGCCGGGCTGCCGGTCAGTGTGTACGACATCGCCCCCACTATCTTGTCCATCTATGGCATCCAGAAACCGATGGGGATGCAGGGGCGCGTCGTCACCGAGATCTTCACCGACGGCCCCAACAACAACCTCATCAAGGCCGAGCTGGCGCCCGACCGGCAGCCCAAGGCGGCCGAGCCCGGCAAGACCGAGGAGCACCACCACCAGCAGTAG
- a CDS encoding sulfatase-like hydrolase/transferase: MPSPRLLLGVFLFATALAAAQAPRPDVYLITLDTLRADRVGCFGAKDAQTPSLDRLCRDGVRFAQAFTPSPITNTSHATILTGLLPSHHGVTDFALPLAADKPTLANALRAAGYKTGAFIGAVILDSKTLAPGFGRGFDFYFDFPAKAAGKSRYGRVERRALDVVKRAEQWVAATKGPRFAWIHLYDPHDPYDPPPPFAARFKERPYEGEVAYTDSAVGRFLGFLEAHELYRDAVVIVVGDHGEGLGEHGEDTHGIFLYDSTLHVPLIVKLPKQHAAGVSVPTQVRTTDIAPTVLSLLGLPAMAASDGADLAPLWGRGDAAERVAFAETDYPLRFGWAPLRGVRAAGHKYIEAPRAELYDLKADPEEKKNVYEPWNAEVQRLRQTLAAANLRRPDQAAAVPAATVAELKALGYFPEKVGETTASEPSLLPDPKDHIAEQNLLHRAMMAEEDGDSAASRKALEQVLELDPKSYFALAQLGQMELKAANYRAAAPLLTQALEQRPQDATLAAALGRAHYQLGQYADARQMLETSLKLMPGQPEARKLLGAAFLKLKDYSAAEDQLEAAALLMPSDAEIYELQAEAYRALGKAQLAQKAAARAKTLRAARNPKK, translated from the coding sequence ATGCCTTCCCCGCGGCTTCTCCTGGGCGTTTTCCTGTTCGCGACCGCACTGGCGGCGGCACAGGCGCCCCGCCCCGACGTCTACCTGATCACGCTCGACACGCTGCGCGCCGACCGCGTCGGCTGCTTCGGCGCGAAGGACGCGCAGACCCCGAGCCTCGACCGCCTGTGCCGCGACGGCGTGCGCTTCGCGCAAGCGTTCACGCCCAGCCCGATCACCAACACGTCACACGCGACCATCCTGACAGGCCTGCTGCCCAGCCACCACGGCGTCACCGACTTCGCGCTGCCCCTGGCCGCCGACAAGCCGACGCTCGCCAACGCGCTGCGCGCCGCCGGGTACAAGACAGGCGCCTTCATTGGCGCCGTCATCCTCGACAGCAAGACGCTGGCGCCGGGTTTCGGGCGCGGCTTCGACTTCTACTTCGACTTCCCGGCGAAGGCGGCGGGCAAGTCGCGCTACGGGCGCGTCGAGCGCCGCGCGCTGGACGTGGTCAAGCGCGCCGAGCAGTGGGTCGCGGCGACCAAGGGGCCGCGCTTCGCGTGGATCCACCTCTACGACCCGCACGACCCCTACGATCCGCCGCCGCCGTTCGCCGCGCGCTTCAAGGAGCGGCCGTACGAGGGCGAGGTCGCGTACACCGACTCGGCGGTCGGCCGCTTCCTCGGCTTCCTGGAAGCGCACGAGCTGTATCGCGACGCCGTCGTCATCGTGGTGGGCGACCACGGCGAGGGCCTGGGCGAGCACGGCGAGGACACCCACGGCATCTTCCTCTACGACTCCACCCTGCACGTGCCGTTGATCGTGAAGCTGCCGAAGCAGCACGCCGCGGGTGTCTCGGTGCCGACGCAGGTGCGCACCACCGACATCGCGCCCACGGTCCTGTCGCTGCTAGGCCTGCCCGCCATGGCGGCCAGCGACGGCGCGGACCTGGCGCCGCTCTGGGGGCGAGGCGATGCCGCCGAGCGCGTGGCCTTCGCCGAGACCGATTACCCGCTGCGCTTTGGCTGGGCGCCGCTGCGAGGCGTGCGGGCGGCGGGGCACAAGTACATCGAGGCGCCGCGCGCGGAGCTCTACGACCTGAAGGCCGACCCGGAAGAGAAGAAGAACGTCTACGAGCCGTGGAACGCGGAGGTGCAGCGGCTGCGGCAGACGCTGGCGGCGGCGAACCTGCGGCGTCCGGACCAGGCGGCGGCGGTGCCGGCCGCGACCGTGGCCGAGCTGAAGGCGCTGGGATATTTCCCGGAGAAGGTGGGCGAGACAACGGCGAGCGAGCCTTCGCTGCTGCCCGATCCCAAGGACCACATCGCGGAGCAGAACCTGCTGCATCGCGCGATGATGGCGGAAGAGGACGGCGACAGCGCGGCCTCGCGCAAGGCGCTGGAGCAGGTGCTGGAGCTCGATCCCAAGTCGTACTTCGCGCTGGCGCAGCTCGGGCAGATGGAGCTGAAAGCAGCGAACTACCGCGCGGCGGCGCCGCTGCTGACGCAGGCGCTGGAGCAGCGGCCGCAAGATGCCACCCTGGCGGCGGCGCTGGGGCGCGCGCACTACCAGCTCGGGCAGTATGCGGACGCGCGGCAGATGCTGGAGACGTCGCTCAAGCTGATGCCGGGGCAGCCCGAGGCGCGCAAGTTGCTGGGCGCCGCGTTCCTCAAGCTGAAGGATTACAGCGCGGCGGAAGACCAGCTGGAAGCCGCGGCGCTGCTCATGCCGAGCGATGCGGAGATCTACGAACTGCAGGCCGAGGCGTATCGCGCGCTCGGGAAGGCGCAACTCGCGCAAAAAGCAGCGGCGCGAGCGAAGACGCTGCGCGCCGCCAGGAATCCCAAAAAGTAA